The Pectobacterium parmentieri genome segment CCACCATGTTGCAACCGCTGGCGGAACTGGGTGAGATTTGCCGTCGCCACGGCGTGCTGTTCTACACCGATGCCACCGCGTCTTTTGGCGGGAATCCTCTGGAAACCGATAAGTGGGGACTGGATGCGGTCTCTGCCGGATTACAGAAGTGTCTGGGCGGGCCGTCTGGCAGCTCACCCATTACGCTCAGCCCGCAGATGGAAGCGGTGATCCGCCGCCGTAAATGCATCGAGCAGGGGATCAGAACCGACGCGCATCAGGACGGCGACGACGAGATGATCTATTCCAACTATTTCGATCTGGGCATGGTGATGGATTACTGGGGGCCGGAGCGCCTGAATCACCACACCGAAGCAACAAGCATGTTGTTTGCCGCACGCGAGTGTGCGCGGGTGATCCTCGAAGAAGGGCTGGATCGCAGCATTGTCCGCCATGCGCTACACGGTAATGCGCTGGTGGCAGGGATTCAGGGAATGGGGCTGGAAACCTTTGGCGATCTCAGCCACAAAATGAATAACGTACTGGGCGTGGAGATTCCCGACGGTGTTCACGGCGAACAGGTGCGTAAGCTGCTGTTGGAAGACTTTGCGATTGAGATCGGCACTTCATTTGGCCCGCTTCAGGGCAAAATCTGGCGTATTGGCACCATGGGTTACAACGCACGTAAAGACTGCGTGATGCAAACGCTGACGGCGCTAGAGGCGGTACTGAATCGTCTTGGCTTCCACACCGTGCAGGGCGAGGCCATGCAGGCCGCCTGGAACAGCTATGCGGTGAGCGAGGAGCGTGCATGAGTGAAATTCTGATGTTGCCCGCTGCTGCACAGGCTGCCGCCGAACAGATTATGTCGCGCTGCGATGCACTGGCTGAAATTAGCGAAACGCCCGGTCAACTGACCCGTGTTTACCTGTCGCTGGAACACCTGCGTGCCAATAGGCTGGTGGGGGAGTGGATGCGCGAAGCCGGGATGAACGTTTGGCAGGATAGCGTTGGCAACATTTGTGGTCGCTATGAAGGATTAACACCGGATGCACCCGCGTTACTGCTCGGCTCGCATCTGGATACGGTACGCAATGCCGGTCGCTATGACGGGATGCTAGGCGTATTAACGGCGATTGAGGTAGTGCGCGCATTTCAGCAGCAGGGAATTCGATTGCCCGTGGCGCTGGAAATTATCGGCTTCGGCGATGAGGAGGGTACGCGTTTTGGCATTACTCTGCTGGGAAGCCGAGGTTTGACGGGCACCTGGCCGGAAAACTGGCTGGCGTGTGAGGATGCAGAAGGCACCAGCGTGGCGCAGGCGTTGACCATTGCAGGGCTGGACCCGCTTGAGGTGGCGCAGGCGGCACGTCCGGTCAGTGACATCGTCGCTTATCTGGAATTGCACATCGAGCAGGGGCCGTGTCTGGAACAGCAGGATCTGGCGCTGGGCGTGGTGACGGCAATCAACGGGGCGCGGCGGCTCAACTGCACGTTTCTCGGTCTGGCGGGGCATGCAGGAACGGTGCCGATGACGCAGCGGCAGGATGCTCTGGCCGCGGCGGCCGACTGGATGGCACAGGCAGAACGGATGACGCGGGAAAGCGATCCTCATCTGGTCGCTACGTTTGGTACGTTGCAATGCTTACCGGGCGCGGCGAATGTCATCCCCGGTGAAGTGAAGATGACGCTGGATATTCGCGGACCGGAGGATGCGACGCTGGATGCGTTGCTGCAAAAACTCCTGACGCTGGCACAGGATATCGCGTACCAGCGCGGCTGCCAGTTCAGCGCCGAAGAGTATTATCGTATTGCGGCAACCCGCTGCGATCCTACGTTACAGTCGGCATTAAATGAGGCGGTGATGCAGGTGCAGGGGAAAACGCTGATGCTACCGAGCGGCGCAGGGCATGACGCTATCGCCATCGCCGAATGCTGGCCAGTGGCGATGCTCTTTGTCCGCTGTCGCAGCGGCATCAGCCACCATCCCGACGAATCCGTTATCACGGCAGATGTGGCACTGGCATTAAGTGCGCTGGGAAATATGATATTAGCGTATAACGATAACAGTGATTTAGTTTCATCTTTCTCATCGAAATAAGCCAATCTGTATTTTGAATGCGGTTTGTGGCATTCGATGCCTTTTCGTTATTTCACCAGGTGAGGCGTAATATTATTTACTAATGTTTTCACTAAATAACCTTGCATATTATCGATCCACTTTAGCTGTGAACCCGCCAGATAATACATTTAGTTATGCCCCGACGTCGTAATTCTGGCGAGCCTGACGATTGCTATCGCTTGTTGCGATAGCAGTGGGAAAGGATACTATTTAATGTTCTTCGCTGAGCACCTCGCGGAGAATAGAGAAAAGATCGTCAATATAGGTAGGGTTCGAAACCAGTATTGGGGCGATAATTAAGGTATCACCAGTGGATTTCAGGTGTAGCCGGCGTTCGAAGAGTTTTTTTTGTAACCGATAACCGCGCTGTCCTGCCTTCTCTGTAGGGTGTAGATCGATACCGCCTAATAGACCAAATCCACGAATATCGCTAATTATCGGCAGCCCTTGTAGTTCAAATAACTTATCAAGAAAATAAGGGCTTAGTTTTTCTCCGTTGGCAAAAACGTTCTCTTCTTGATACAGACGTAAAGTGGTGAGTGCTGCCGCGCAGGCTGCCGGGTGGGCACTCCAGGTGTAACCGTGAAAAAATTCAATTTCCTGTTCGCCCGCGGCGTTAATAATTTGATCGTAAATACGACGATCGACGGCAACAGCGGCCATAGGCTGTGTGCCGTTGGTCAGTGCCTTGGCAAGGGTAATAATGTCTGGGCGGATAGAAAATGTTTGGCTGGCGAATGCCTTGCCGGTTCGCCCGAATCCGCAAATCACTTCATCCATAATCAGCAGAATGTCATAGCGATCGCACAGTAGCCGGATACGTTCAAGATAGCCTTTGGGCGGAACCAATACGCCAGTAGAGCCCGCGATAGGTTCGATCACGCAGGCCGCAATATTTTCAGCGCCATGTAATTCAATCAGGCGTTGCAGATCGTCTGCCAGATAGTCGCCGTGTTCAGGTTGCCCCCGCTGATAACGGTTCTCCTCCAGCCAGGTATGGCGTAGGTGAACAACCTGCGGCCAGCTACCTGCAAACTGTCGACGGTTGTTGGTCAGCCCGCTCAATGCTACACCACCAAAGTTGACGCCGTGATAAGCGCGTTCACGGGATATAAACAACTTACGTGAACTCTGTTTACGGGCCCGTTGGTAGGCAAGTGCGACTTTCAGGGCGCTGTCGATCGCTTCTGAACCGGAATTTACAAAAAATAGGCGATCAAGCTGTGGGGGAAGAATTTTTGCCAACTCGTTCGCGGTTTCAAATGCCAGAGGATGGCTGCGATAAAAGCTGGGACTGTAGTCCAGTGTCATAAATTGCTGATAAACCGCATCGGCAATTTCCTGGCGACGATGACCTAAAGCAGAAGTAAACAAACCGGAGACGCCGTCCAGTATGTGATTCCCTGCGTTGTCCTGATAATAAAACCCTTCAGCTTGAGTAAATAATTTCGGGTCCTGGCGGAAATCCCCGTTTGGTGTAAAGGGAAGCCAGAAGTTGTCATTAATGATATTACGGAGATCTTTCCGTTGTTTGGTCATGGCGAGTTACCTGATAATGTTTGAATATTTAGTTTTTTCGCAGGACTTACGGTGGGGCATTTTTTCGGATTAATACACTGAGTGTTTCCTGATGAGAGTATGTTTCATAAAGTTATTGCTAATGTAAAAGATGATTTTTTTCTTTTTTATTGCTGATTTTTAATATGGTGGAATATAAAATATTTCAGCATGAGTTATTTAGGATGAATACTATATATTTTATTTTTTCTATTATATTTAATTTCTTTTTATTAACTTGTTTTTGCGTTTTATTTAACGTCTCATTAATAATTGTTGCTGTGTAGTGCGTTAGACAAATAATCGATATTTTTATCAATATCTGATATTTCATAACACCGTTAGATAAAGGCTAGGATGCATTATTCCTTCTGACTCTATGGTGTGTTTATGATCGGTTTTTTCCGTTACAGCTTCATTTTCATTGCGTCGCTGGTACTTCCTGCGATGGCCTATTCTGCCGATGTAGTACGGATCGGATATCAAAAGTCGGCGACAACGTTAGTTTTGCTAAAAGAAGAAGGTTCTCTGGAAAATAGGTTACGTTCACAAGGCGTTAAAGTGGAGTGGACACAGTTTCCCGGTGGACCTCAACTGCTGGAAGGGCTGAATATTGGAGCGATTGATTTTGGTTTTACGGGAGAAACACCGCCAGTATTCGCTCAGGCGGCAAATGCTAATTTGGTTTATGTCGCCAATGAACCTGCTTCCCCGACGGCGGAAGCGATCCTGGTTCTTAAGGATTCGCCGCTGAGCTCAGTGGCACAGCTAAAAGGGAAAAAGGTTGCCTTAAATAAAGGCTCTAACGTTCATTACTTATTAGTACGGGCGTTGTTCGAAGCTGGCCTGCAATATAGCGATATCACACCCGTTTATTTACCCCCCGCAGACGCGCGTGCGGCATTTGAAAATGGCAGTGTCGATGCCTGGGTTATCTGGGATCCTTTCAGTGCTGCGGCAGAAAAACAGATCCATGCTCGGGTGCTGCGCGATGGGCGCGGGATTGTTGATAATTACCAGTTTTATCTGGCAAGGCGCGATTTTGCCGACAAACATCCACATATCATCACCGCGCTAATCGAAGAGGTTCGTCTGATTGGCAAGAAAGCCGTCGACTCTCCGGAAGAGGTTGCCCGTCAGATCGCCCCCTTGTTAGGGCTTCCTGCAAATATCGCCCAGCTTGCCGTTGAGAGGCAGGGCTATGATGCACAGTTTATTTCGCCTGAAGCGATTGCCAGCCAGCAG includes the following:
- a CDS encoding pyridoxal-phosphate-dependent aminotransferase family protein; its protein translation is MSSELFAQINPPHRLLMGPGPINADPRVLRAMSSQLVGQYDPAMTHYMNQVMALYRQLFRTENRWTMLVDGTSRAGIEAILLSAIRPGDKVLVPVFGRFGHLLCEIARRCRAEVHTIEVPWGEVFSPDQIEEAIKAVRPRLLLTVQGDTSTTMLQPLAELGEICRRHGVLFYTDATASFGGNPLETDKWGLDAVSAGLQKCLGGPSGSSPITLSPQMEAVIRRRKCIEQGIRTDAHQDGDDEMIYSNYFDLGMVMDYWGPERLNHHTEATSMLFAARECARVILEEGLDRSIVRHALHGNALVAGIQGMGLETFGDLSHKMNNVLGVEIPDGVHGEQVRKLLLEDFAIEIGTSFGPLQGKIWRIGTMGYNARKDCVMQTLTALEAVLNRLGFHTVQGEAMQAAWNSYAVSEERA
- the hpxK gene encoding allantoate amidohydrolase, which gives rise to MSEILMLPAAAQAAAEQIMSRCDALAEISETPGQLTRVYLSLEHLRANRLVGEWMREAGMNVWQDSVGNICGRYEGLTPDAPALLLGSHLDTVRNAGRYDGMLGVLTAIEVVRAFQQQGIRLPVALEIIGFGDEEGTRFGITLLGSRGLTGTWPENWLACEDAEGTSVAQALTIAGLDPLEVAQAARPVSDIVAYLELHIEQGPCLEQQDLALGVVTAINGARRLNCTFLGLAGHAGTVPMTQRQDALAAAADWMAQAERMTRESDPHLVATFGTLQCLPGAANVIPGEVKMTLDIRGPEDATLDALLQKLLTLAQDIAYQRGCQFSAEEYYRIAATRCDPTLQSALNEAVMQVQGKTLMLPSGAGHDAIAIAECWPVAMLFVRCRSGISHHPDESVITADVALALSALGNMILAYNDNSDLVSSFSSK
- a CDS encoding aminotransferase class III-fold pyridoxal phosphate-dependent enzyme, giving the protein MTKQRKDLRNIINDNFWLPFTPNGDFRQDPKLFTQAEGFYYQDNAGNHILDGVSGLFTSALGHRRQEIADAVYQQFMTLDYSPSFYRSHPLAFETANELAKILPPQLDRLFFVNSGSEAIDSALKVALAYQRARKQSSRKLFISRERAYHGVNFGGVALSGLTNNRRQFAGSWPQVVHLRHTWLEENRYQRGQPEHGDYLADDLQRLIELHGAENIAACVIEPIAGSTGVLVPPKGYLERIRLLCDRYDILLIMDEVICGFGRTGKAFASQTFSIRPDIITLAKALTNGTQPMAAVAVDRRIYDQIINAAGEQEIEFFHGYTWSAHPAACAAALTTLRLYQEENVFANGEKLSPYFLDKLFELQGLPIISDIRGFGLLGGIDLHPTEKAGQRGYRLQKKLFERRLHLKSTGDTLIIAPILVSNPTYIDDLFSILREVLSEEH
- a CDS encoding sulfonate ABC transporter substrate-binding protein; translated protein: MIGFFRYSFIFIASLVLPAMAYSADVVRIGYQKSATTLVLLKEEGSLENRLRSQGVKVEWTQFPGGPQLLEGLNIGAIDFGFTGETPPVFAQAANANLVYVANEPASPTAEAILVLKDSPLSSVAQLKGKKVALNKGSNVHYLLVRALFEAGLQYSDITPVYLPPADARAAFENGSVDAWVIWDPFSAAAEKQIHARVLRDGRGIVDNYQFYLARRDFADKHPHIITALIEEVRLIGKKAVDSPEEVARQIAPLLGLPANIAQLAVERQGYDAQFISPEAIASQQRIADTFVGLKLIPKKLDIKQAVWTPPQ